Below is a genomic region from Oenanthe melanoleuca isolate GR-GAL-2019-014 linkage group LGE22, OMel1.0, whole genome shotgun sequence.
GGCTTCCCTGAGCCTTTGAAAAGTGCCCCTTGTCTGGCTGGGTGCCACgtgtccctctgctcctctgaagCTGGTGGTGTTTGCTCAGGCCAGCGTATCCAGCGGTCACTGATCCTACCTGGGCTGGAAGGCTTGAATGCTGCAGGGCTCCCTGTTCTCCCCCATTCAAGTCCCAGAGCCAAGGGGTCTCTGACTAGCAGTGTACCTTGAAAATAACAATAAACATGGAGAGGAGACAGGAGATGCTCTCTTTGTTCTGCGACTCCAGTGCGTTGCTGTCGCTGGGTTGGTGCCTGCTGGAAGTGCTCAGAACAGGGCACTGCCCgttccctcctggctctgcaccctcctgtgctgtcccagaaACAACAAGAATGTCCCTGCAGGTCCCTGTGTAGCCACAATGTCACACAGTGTCCCACTTGCTTTGTCTCAGCAACGGTTCCAGGATTAAAATTTGGCCGCAGGACTCTGGCGGGTTGGGATTGCAACACTGagccaggtccagagtcctCACCTGGGGCCTGCAGGACCCCACTGCGCCCCCACACCCCAGGCCTCCCCTCCTCTGATGTTTGGGCTTCCCAGGACATGCTGTGagattttcttcatctcttcccagctgcttttcccagcctcGCCTCGTCCCTGTGTGCCTTTAAAGAAGCCCCGTACTGAGTGACCTTTCCAGGGCTCTGAACCCTCTGCCTGATGTCTTGCAAGGGGAATTTAATCTGCTGGCACTGCACTTGTTTCTGTGCCTTTTATTAGCCACGTTTTCTCAGCAGGCACTCCGCGACCTTTAAATTCGGCAGGACTGTCGTGTGGGGGGAGCCAACACGGcttcctctgctgaggagcttTATTGAGCTTGGAGGGAGGATAAAGGAAGTCCAGCGtgttcctgcagggctggcacgACTTGTAGTTCTCTTTGTCTTCAAGGGCTTCAGGAATCCAAGTGTTTgaattccctctgctccctcacaCAAACTCCTGTCAGCACCTgcttggagctgcagcagaatcCAGCAGGGATTTGTGTTTAGCTGGGAGCTCCTCAGCGATGGGAATGCTTTGTGCATCCCTCTTGCCCATGTTTATTTGaccctggaagtgcccaaatCCCTCTTGCTGAGGGTCCCAGGTCTCATGTAGGAAGACCAGCACACCAATCCCTCGCTTTTAAACACATAGCACTGGAGCTGGATTTCCTGAGCTATAAAAAGTCTTCCCTTTGCCATTTGGAATTATGTTCTGCAggctcagcacatcccagtgctgcagccctgggagctgctgctgggggaaggaaggatgagGAGGGGAGAAAGAGTGACCCTTGGCAGCTTTGGAGCTCGAGGGAGCCCCGCAtagagcagggctgggccagcagagttcaaatgctgaaaagcatttgaaatgctgaaaagcATTTGAATCCCTctgggagagggacaggaggggactTAGGGGAACACGGCCTGTGGGGAAGGAGgcgctgggctgggggcacatTGGGACACTGGGCAGACACCAGGGAGCTTGGGAGGGCACTGGGACCCTCAATAAAGTACCGGGATCCTCAAGGAGGCACTGGGAAGAGCCCTGGTGAAGCCACTGTGACCATGGGGATGGTACTAAacctctgagcagcagagcctcgACACCCTCAGCTCCATCCATGTACGGCCAAGCAGGGCCCGTCCCTGGCGAGGTCCAAGTTCGCTATATCACCGCCACCGCACCTCAGACAGGGAGCCCCGCGGGTTGTGTGGTGCAGGAAGCCCGGACGGAGCCGAGGCGTCGGCGATGGCGGcgggagcagctcctgaggggGACAGTGCGGAGGAGCGGCTCCTGAGGGAGGACACTGCAGCCCCTGAGGGGGACAGTGCGGTGGGAGTGGTTCCTGAGGGGGACACTGCGGCCCCTGAGGGGGGACACTGCGGCGGGAGCGGCTCCTGAGGGGGACACTGCGGCTCCTGAGGGGGGACACTGCGGCGGGAACGGCTCCTGAGGGGGACACTGCGGCTCCTGAGGGGGGACACTGCGGCGGGAGCGGCTCCTGAGGGGGACACTGCGGCTCCTGAGGGGGGACACTGCGGCGGGAGCGGCTCCTGAGGGGGACACCGAGGCTCCTGAGGGGGACAGTGCGGCTCCTGAGGGGGGACACTGCGGCGGGAGCGGCTCGTGAGGGGGACACTGCGGCTCCTGAGGGGGGACACTGCGGCGGGAGCGGCTCGTGAGGGGGACACTGCGGCTCCTGAGGGGGGACACTGCGGCGGGGCGTcgccagggggcgctgcgggCACCGCGCGCTTCCCGCGCCCGCCGCCGTCACGTGACGGCAGCGCACGTGACGCACCGGGGCCACGTGACAGCGCCACGTGACGCGGGCCCGGAGCGCGGCGGAGCGGGACGGGAGCGGTGAGAGCGGGACGGGACAGAATGGGATAATAATGGATGGGATaatggatgggatgggatgagataATGGATAGGATAAtgggtgggacaggagcagtgagTGCGGAGGGATAggataggatataggatataggatataggataggataggataggataggataggataggataggataggataggataggataggataaTGGATGCGATAATGGACGGGATGGGAGCGGTGaatgcagagggacaggacGGAGATAATGGATGGGACGGAATAGGATGGGGCAGGGAGTCCAGAGGTGGTCAGTGAGTTCACCAGGGACCGCTGCTGGGTCCAGTCTCATTCACCTGTTCATCACCGACCTGGATGAAAGGATCCAGTGTACCCTGAGCGGGTCTGGTGATGATACAAAACGTGGGCTCTGGCTGAtccaccccagggctgtgctgcagctcagcaaggcctccagcagctggagaattGGGCAAAGAGAAACGTAATGATTTATTAGAATAACCTAATGAGGCTCAACAAGAGCATGTGTAGGATCCTGCACCTGCAGAGGAACAGCCCCAAGTACCAGTGGGAACCTGGAATGGTCAGGGAGGGGATCCTGCCCCTTGGCCCAGAGTGGTCTGTTCAGTTATGGGCTCCTCACGACAGGACAgtcaaggagctgctggagatgggCCAGTGCAGGCACAAAGATATTGGGGgatctggagcatctctctgaGGAAAGactgtgggagctgggcctggTAGTCTGGAGAGAAGACTGAGAGGGGATCTTGTTAATACATGTCAATATCTGCAAGGAGTCAGAGGATGACGCCAGACTCTTTGTGGTGATGCCCACAAACAGGATGAGGAGCAACAGTCTTAAACTAAACCATAAGAAATTTCACCTCAATATGAGGAAGAATTTTCCATGGAGGggggcagagcactggaacagagtCATGGGAGTCTCATTTCCTGGAGACACCCCACGCCCTCCTGGACTTGTTCCAGTGTCACCTGCTCTGGGTGATCCTGCCTGGACACGGGGgtttggactggatgatctccagaggtccttCTAACCCTGACTGTGCTGGAATTCTGTGTCTGTCTCGCAGGTGCAGCCATGGTGTCCAAAAAGCAGCTGGCAGATTTTGGCTACAAGGCGTTCTCGGGCTCCATGATGCTGCTGACGGTGTACGCCGGGTACCTGTGCAGTGTCCGCgtgcagaggatgctgcagcagcgCCGCCAGCGCGAGAGCGCGCCCGGCCCCgacagctgagctctgctggggtggggctgcagctgggagctgagcctgtgctgggactgggagctgagcctgtgctgggactggTTCTGGACTGGGACTGGCCCAAGGAGCTGGGACTGGTCCTGGtcctgggagctg
It encodes:
- the LOC130265927 gene encoding cytochrome c oxidase assembly protein COX14 homolog, which encodes MVSKKQLADFGYKAFSGSMMLLTVYAGYLCSVRVQRMLQQRRQRESAPGPDS